A single genomic interval of Zingiber officinale cultivar Zhangliang chromosome 4A, Zo_v1.1, whole genome shotgun sequence harbors:
- the LOC121973012 gene encoding uncharacterized protein LOC121973012 has protein sequence MINPFNHGRSIAGAASPLPPNSLLCLAALAAFFTILRLNRSPAAVVPDEIGADLYERRHYLRLVYGTQHSTFAAVDVKFVFCKLTKVEQRFLVALEALRFGDIIVLNCTENMSAGETYSFLSALPAALAPRRYDYVMKTDDDSLVLVEALATALRPLPRRDLYYGLRRRQSGPLLRRLHVQHGVPAVVGRGRVDRDVGVARGGQGGPGGQGGG, from the exons ATGATTAATCCATTCAATCATGGCCGGTCGATCGCCGGCGCCGCTTCCCCTTTACCTCCTAATTCCCTGCTTTGCCTCGCGGCGCTCGCCGCCTTCTTCACCATCCTTCGCCTCAATCGCAGCCCTGCCGCCGTCGTCCCCGACGAGATA GGCGCCGACCTCTACGAGCGCCGCCACTACCTGCGCCTCGTCTACGGCACTCAGCATAGCACCTTCGCCGCCGTCGACGTCAAGTTCGTCTTCTGCAAGCTCACCAAGGTGGAGCAGCGCTTCCTGGTGGCCCTCGAGGCCCTCCGCTTCGGCGACATCATCGTCCTCAACTGCACCGAGAACATGAGCGCCGGCGAGACCTACTCCTTCCTCTCGGCGCTGCCGGCCGCCCTGGCGCCTCGCCGCTACGACTACGTGATGAAGACCGACGACGACTCGCTCGTGCTGGTGGAAGCGCTTGCCACGGCGCTGCGGCCGCTGCCGCGGCGTGACCTCTACTACGGCCTGCGGCGCCGACAGAGCGGACCTCTTCTCCGGCGCCTACATGTCCAACATGGGGTTCCTGCTGTCGTGGGACGTGGTAGAGTGGATCGTGACGTCGGAGTTGCCCGCGGGGGACAGGGTGGGCCCGGAGGACAAGGTGGTGGGTAG